In the Streptomyces sp. cg36 genome, one interval contains:
- a CDS encoding DUF1062 domain-containing protein codes for MLNTWVVMPTCLPRVVRRCHVCGSERFRANGKFRVNANHRLLDAWLLVLCTGCGDTAKLTVLERTNVRSVPAETLDRMHDNDAALAAELLQDPLVRRRNRVAVDWDGAWRLDTGGSDHLGQEVIDVRVRFAARIPVRPVRLIAEGCGLSRSEVERLVVEGKAVSAVRLSGRLSDDFTFTLKR; via the coding sequence GTGCTCAACACCTGGGTGGTCATGCCCACCTGCCTTCCGCGAGTCGTCCGGCGCTGCCATGTGTGCGGCTCCGAGCGTTTCCGGGCGAACGGCAAGTTCCGCGTCAACGCCAACCACAGGCTGCTCGACGCCTGGCTCCTGGTGCTCTGCACGGGGTGCGGGGACACGGCGAAGCTCACGGTCCTGGAGCGGACCAACGTCCGGTCCGTACCTGCCGAGACGCTGGACCGGATGCACGACAACGACGCCGCTCTGGCGGCCGAGCTGCTCCAGGATCCCCTGGTGCGCCGTCGCAACCGCGTCGCCGTCGACTGGGACGGCGCCTGGCGCCTGGACACCGGCGGATCGGATCACCTGGGCCAAGAGGTGATCGACGTCCGCGTCCGCTTCGCGGCGCGGATCCCCGTCCGCCCGGTGCGGCTGATCGCCGAGGGCTGCGGCCTGTCGCGGTCCGAGGTCGAGAGGCTGGTCGTGGAGGGCAAGGCCGTCTCGGCGGTCCGGCTGAGCGGCAGGCTCTCGGACGACTTCACCTTCACGCTCAAGCGCTGA